The sequence TCTAATGCTCCAATAGTTAGGACCCCGTAGGGTTAGGGTTTTGAGGATCTTCATCTTTTTTCGTGCTAGACACAGGTAGCAAAGTAAGCCATTGTATAGTTTCTCGTTTTCACGTCTTAACTAACTGTTCAGAGTGAACATTTTTTCTGATTAAGCCTTGGGTAAGGTTTGGTGGGTACGAATGTTATAGCGATCGCTGTGAGAGAGAATATGTAGTTTGAGGTTATGGATACTCAAGGGATCTGTTGCTTCTATCTGATTTTGATTAGTATAGGACATATCTCGGGCATCGATGATCATTACTGTACCTTTACCAATTATTGTCATTGTTCCATCTTGACCAAATACTGCACAGGTATCCTCGTCTATTCCTATTCCTAGTCTTTCGGGGTGATTGGAAATCGCACTCAATAATCTGGCCATGCGATTGCGGTTATGAAAGTGTTGATCGACAATAACTTCTGGTATGATACCTAAGCCAATCGCCATATCTACTAAAGCGCGGTTGGGTGATTCTCCACTGCTTCCCCCTGCGATCATATGATGTCCCATCACCGCAGCCCCTGCACTTGTCCCGGCTAGGGTAATCTCTTTTAATTGTACTCTTTGGCGCAATCTTTCCATTAAAGGGGTATCTGCTAATAACCCGCAGAGTCTGAGTTGGTCACCTCCTGTGAGAAAGACTCCTGTACATTCTTCTATGTACTTTTGATAGTCGGGATCTTCTCCTTGAGCGCGATCGCGTATATCTAGCACTTTGAGTTCTTGCGTTCCCATTTCTGTAAAAATACTTACGTAGCGCTCGCCGATTAAGGCAGGCTCTCGCGAGGCTGAAGGAATAATTGCTATTTTAGCCTTGACCCCACCCGAACGTAACCAGAAATGACGCAGGATTTCTTTACCATGTACTTTATCTTCAGCACCCCCGATTACTAAAACAGCGGTTTGGGTTTCTTGTTCTTTTTTTATAGGTTCTAACTCTCTCGTTAACTCTACCATAATTATATTTACAGATCTAGGGAGAACAATTTTGTCAGCTATGAGTCTTTGCCCATTTGCTCTTACTATTTACTCTTTAAAACCTTATAATTTTGCCACAATCATCGTTTTTTGGCAATGCTTTTGCTAAATAGATAGGTTCTATTTTGACATAATCAGAGTTACCAGACCGTCATTTTCAATA comes from Gloeocapsa sp. DLM2.Bin57 and encodes:
- a CDS encoding cyanophycinase encodes the protein MVELTRELEPIKKEQETQTAVLVIGGAEDKVHGKEILRHFWLRSGGVKAKIAIIPSASREPALIGERYVSIFTEMGTQELKVLDIRDRAQGEDPDYQKYIEECTGVFLTGGDQLRLCGLLADTPLMERLRQRVQLKEITLAGTSAGAAVMGHHMIAGGSSGESPNRALVDMAIGLGIIPEVIVDQHFHNRNRMARLLSAISNHPERLGIGIDEDTCAVFGQDGTMTIIGKGTVMIIDARDMSYTNQNQIEATDPLSIHNLKLHILSHSDRYNIRTHQTLPKA